TGGGAAACCTGTCGTTCTTGACGTCGGTCGACCTCGTGTACTCCCTGAACAGTTTTCCGGGCGGCGTCTCCGGTTCCGGGGATCCGCAGGACGCCAGCAGCAGGACGAGCAGCGCGGCGATGGCCGCGACTGCTCCGGGGCGCAGACGCGTCACAGATGTCATCCGCCCTGTGTAGCGGGGTGGGGGTGGGACGGGTCCCGCTCACCCCGGCGCCGATACCTCCGTCTCGCACCGCAGCCGCCGGTCCGGCCCCAACTCCCGTACGTGCCCCGTGAGTTCCACCCGCGCCGTATGCCGTACGTCCGCGCTGGACGCCGCCAGCCGCAGCTCCAGTACGCCCGGTTCGACCACCCGCCGTCCCGAGCGATCGGTGAAGGAGGACAGGTCGGTGTGGAAGCGGAAGGTCACCCGGTTCGCCTCGCCCGGCTCCAGCTCCACCCGCCGGTAGCCGATCAGCCGGACGTCCGGGCGGGTCACCGACGCCACCGGGTCGTGGAGGTAGAGCTGGACGACCTCCGCGCCCGCGCGGTCGCCGGTGTTGCGGACGGTGAGCGAGATGTCGTACGAACCGTCCGTGTCGATGGACGGGTGCGTGCCCTCGAAGGACTCCCAGGCGAACGTGGTGTACGAGCGGCCGTGTCCGAAGGCGTACAGCGGCGTCGGATCCAGGTTGCTGACCTCGCCCGCCAGGCCCAGCGGGGGCTGGAGGTAGGTCCAGGGCTGTCCGCCGGGCACGTGCGGGACGCTCACCGGGAGGCGGCCGGAGGGGTTGACGCGGCCCGACAGCACTCCCGCCACCGCCGGTCCGCCCTCCTCCCCGGGGAAGAACGCCTGGACGACCGCCCCGAGCCGCCCGTGCCAGCGGCCGAGCGCGTACGGCCGTCCCGTCAGGAGTACCAGCACGACCGGTACGCCCGTCGCGATCAGGTTGTCCAGCAACTCGCCCTGTACGCCCGGCAGTCGCAGGTCCGTCACATCGCAGCCCTCGCCCGACGTGCCCCGCCCGAACAGGCCCGCCCGGTCGCCCAGCACCGCCACGCACACATCCGCCTCGGACGCCCGCGCCACCGCCTCCTCGAAGCCCGAGGTGTCCGGGTCCGAGGTGTCGCAGCCCTCGGCGAACGTCACCTTGGCGTCGGGGAGTTCGTCGCGCAGGGCCTGGAGGACGGGCGGGATCTCGATGCCCATGGGGACTTCCGGGTGGTGGGTGAGGACGTGGGACGGGAAGGAGTAGCAGCCGAGCATGGCGAGGGCGTCCGCCGCGCGCGGGCCCACGACCGCGATCCGGGCGTCCGGGGCCAGCGGCAGCACGCCGTCCGGGTTGTCCAGCAGGACCACGGACTCCTCGGCCAGACGGCGGGCGAGGGCGCGGTTGGCCGTCGAGTCGAGGTCGATCGGGCCCTTCGGCTCCGGGTCCCAGTCGGCGTCCAGGAGGCCGAGTTCGCACTTCTGGAGCAGGACCCGGCGGGCGGCCCGTTCCACCAGTTCCTCCGGGACGCGGCCCTCCCGTACCGCCTCCAGCAGCGGGCGGCCGTAGCACTTCACCGTCGGCAGTTCCACGTCGATGCCCGCGGCGAGCGCCGCGTGCGCCGCCTCGGCGGGGGAACCGGCCACGCGGTGCAGGGTCTGCAGGAAGCCGATGCCGAAGTAGTCGGCGACGACCGTGCCCGTGAACCCCCAGTCCCGGCGCAGGAGTTCGGTCAGCAGGGCCGGGTCCGCGGAGGCCGGGACGCCGTCCGTCTCGTTGTAGGCCGCCATCACCGAGCGGGCCCCGCCCTCGCGCAGCGCCAGCTCGAAGGGCGGGAGGATCACGTCCGCGAGCTCCCGGACGCCCGCCCGCACGGGGGCCTGGTTCCGGGCGCCCGCGGAGGACGCGTATCCGGCGAAGTGCTTGAGCGTGGCGATGATCCCGGCCGACTCCAGGCCCCGTACATAGGCGGCGCCGACCGTGCCGACCAGGTACGGGTCCTCGCCGATCGTCTCCTCGACCCGGCCCCAGCGCGGATCCCGTACGACGTCCAGGACGGGCGCGAGGCCCTGGTGGACGCCGGCCGCGCGCAGGTCGCGGCCGATGTGCCGGGCCATCTCCTCGACCAGCGGCGGGTCGAAGGTGGCGCCCCAGGCGAGGGGGACCGGGTAGGCGGTGGCGCCCCAGGCCGTGAAGCCGGCGAGGCACTCCTCGTGGGCCACGGCAGGGATGCCGAAGCGGCCCGAGTCGGCGATACGGCGCTGGGCGCGGGCCAGTGCCTGTGCGCCCAGCGCCGGGTCCACGGGGGCGGTGCCGTAGGAGCGGGTGAGCTGGCCCAGGCCGTGGGTGATCAGCTCGTCCCAGGTGTAGTCGACGGTCATGTCGTGCTGGTGCGGGGCGACTCCGTCGCCGTCCGTGGCGGCGCCCACCCACACGCCGTACAGCTGGGCGGTCTTCTCCTCCAGGGTCATCCGGGCGAGGAGATCGTCGACGCGGGCGGCGGCGGGCAGGGCGGGGTCACGCCAGGGGGCGGTGGTCATGAAACTCCTGTCGGTGTTCCAGTCGCTGGCGAATGTTTCGGTATGCACTTCGAATGTTCCGGGACGCTATGGCGCTCAGAAGGGTTCGTCAAGAGGGGTGCGGGGATACGATCTCCGCCATGACACCCTCCGAGCCCGCTCAAACCCGGACGACAGGACGCTCGACGCAGACCGCGACGCTCGCCGAGATCGCCCGCGAGGCCGGCGTGTCCGCGCCGACTGTTTCGAAGGTCCTCAACGGCCGGGCCGATGTCGCCCCGGCGACCCGGACCCGCGTCGAGGAACTGCTGCGCGCCCACGGCTACCGGCGCCGCCGCGCCGAGGCGAGCCGCTCCCCCTGATCGACCTCGTCTTCCACGAGCTGGAGAGCGCGTGGGCGATGGAGGTCATCCGGGGCGTGGAGAACGTGGCGCGGGACGCCGGGCTGAGCGTGGTGCTGAGCGAGAGCGCGGGCCGGCTCACCCCCGGCCGCACCTGGGCCGACCAGGTCGCCGCCCGCCGCCCGCACGGCGTGATCCTCGTCCTGTCCGGCCTCGACGAGTCCCAGCGTGCCCTGCTGACCAGCCGTTCCATCCCGTTCGTGGTGATGGACCCGGCGGGCGACCCTGGCGCCGACGTGCCGTCCATCGGCGCCACCAACTGGCAGGGCGGGCTCGCCGCAACGCGCCATCTCGTCGAGCTGGGGCACACCCGGATCGGCGCGGTCACCGGACCGTCCCGGATGATGTGCAGCCGCGCCCGGGTGGACGGCTACCGGGCGGCGCTGGAGACCGCCGGGCTGCCGGTCGACCCCGAGCTGATCAAGAACGGCGACTTCCACCACGAGACGGGCTACCGGCGGGGACTGGACCTGCTGCGCGCCCCCGACCGGCCCACCGCGGTCTTCGCCGGCAACGACCTCCAGGCGCTCGGCCTGTACGAGGCGGCGCGCGAGCTGGGGCTGCGTATCCCGGAGGACCTGAGCGTCGTCGGCTTCGACGATCTGCCGATCGCCCGCTGGGTGGGGCCGCCGCTGACGACCGTACGGCAGCCGCTGACCGAGATGGCCGAGGCGGCGGCCAAGCTCGTCCTCGATCTCGCGCGCGAGGACGGGACGCCGGCGGCGACACGGGTGGAGCTGGCGACGAGCCTTGTGGTGCGCAGCAGCACAGGGGCGCCGCCCGCCCTTCCGAAGCCAGTCGGATGACCGACCGAAACTTTCGGAACCGATGAAAGCCGGTGACTCTGCCCTGAGGCAGGGCTGAGAAGTCTTAGATTTTCCGCAGAAACTGCGGGCAGGGGTGTCCTCTCGTAATAATTCGGACTTACGTTCCTGCCCGTGACTGCTGAAGACGAACACGGGGACGACAACGGGGGAACGGACAGACACATACGCCCGCGCTCCGGTCTGCTGAAGGCCGTCGGCTTCACCCTGGCCGGTCTGCTGGCGCTGGGCGCCGCGGGGGCCGGCTGGGCCTACTGGCATCTCAACGACAACATCACCAGTGTCGACATCAACAGCGCGCTCGGCGACGACCGCCCGGCCAAGCCGATGACGACGCCCGACGGTTCGGCGTCCGCGTCCCCACTGCCCACCGAGGCACTCAACATCCTGGTGCTGGGCTCGGACTCGCGGGAAGGCGAGGAGAACCAGAAGCTCGGCGGCGGCGACAGCGGCGGCGCCCGCTCCGACACGGCGATGGTCGTCCACCTCGACGCCGGCCGCACCGAGGCCACCGTGGTCAGCATCCCGCGCGACACGCTCGTCACCCGGCCGTCCTGCCCGCTGTCGAACGGGGAGTCGACGCAGGTGGCGTACGGCGTGATGTTCAACAGCGCGTATGCGGTGGGCGGGCCGGTCTGTGCCGTGAAGACCGTCGAGTCGATGACGGACGTCCGCATGGACCACTACATCGAGATCGACTTCTCCGGCTTCGCCAAGCTGGTGGACGCGCTCGGTGGGGTCACCGTCACCACGGACGAGGACATCGACGACGAGGACAGTC
This genomic window from Streptomyces sp. DG2A-72 contains:
- a CDS encoding glycoside hydrolase family 3 N-terminal domain-containing protein, with the translated sequence MTTAPWRDPALPAAARVDDLLARMTLEEKTAQLYGVWVGAATDGDGVAPHQHDMTVDYTWDELITHGLGQLTRSYGTAPVDPALGAQALARAQRRIADSGRFGIPAVAHEECLAGFTAWGATAYPVPLAWGATFDPPLVEEMARHIGRDLRAAGVHQGLAPVLDVVRDPRWGRVEETIGEDPYLVGTVGAAYVRGLESAGIIATLKHFAGYASSAGARNQAPVRAGVRELADVILPPFELALREGGARSVMAAYNETDGVPASADPALLTELLRRDWGFTGTVVADYFGIGFLQTLHRVAGSPAEAAHAALAAGIDVELPTVKCYGRPLLEAVREGRVPEELVERAARRVLLQKCELGLLDADWDPEPKGPIDLDSTANRALARRLAEESVVLLDNPDGVLPLAPDARIAVVGPRAADALAMLGCYSFPSHVLTHHPEVPMGIEIPPVLQALRDELPDAKVTFAEGCDTSDPDTSGFEEAVARASEADVCVAVLGDRAGLFGRGTSGEGCDVTDLRLPGVQGELLDNLIATGVPVVLVLLTGRPYALGRWHGRLGAVVQAFFPGEEGGPAVAGVLSGRVNPSGRLPVSVPHVPGGQPWTYLQPPLGLAGEVSNLDPTPLYAFGHGRSYTTFAWESFEGTHPSIDTDGSYDISLTVRNTGDRAGAEVVQLYLHDPVASVTRPDVRLIGYRRVELEPGEANRVTFRFHTDLSSFTDRSGRRVVEPGVLELRLAASSADVRHTARVELTGHVRELGPDRRLRCETEVSAPG
- a CDS encoding LCP family protein — translated: MRPRSGLLKAVGFTLAGLLALGAAGAGWAYWHLNDNITSVDINSALGDDRPAKPMTTPDGSASASPLPTEALNILVLGSDSREGEENQKLGGGDSGGARSDTAMVVHLDAGRTEATVVSIPRDTLVTRPSCPLSNGESTQVAYGVMFNSAYAVGGPVCAVKTVESMTDVRMDHYIEIDFSGFAKLVDALGGVTVTTDEDIDDEDSHLTLEAGTHHLDGERALALARTRHGIGDGSDLGRIGLQQTLVKALLEQLSDIGPTRLYSVADAVTGSLTTDTGLDSLTELYALGQSLKGLSADDTTTVTMPVETAPSNANRVVAEEPEARELWESLR